The following coding sequences lie in one Rhodohalobacter barkolensis genomic window:
- a CDS encoding DUF3095 family protein: MDVHFYKNLDCTGHFLNLAKPEFYTPLPDNWCIAVSDVRNSTREIKNGRFRDVNLNGASLIAAISNAIPETELPFSFGGDGSVIAFPGCYRKKAEEIIKRCRTHAKKHFNLDLAAGIVPISDLYEEGHPLMVAKFQTSEHVNQASFLGNGIIVAEEWVKQNSNEEEYSKADTNVDLSGLECRWNPFPADELAISLIVDVIEPSFNSQFQIYQSVLSKIYQIFDDVHSSPIKEKDMKLTFRFKNMWSEAKMRSKSEWYNRIRYFIKLIFLQLTGKYFMKYDVSTNKTDWGDYKPDFVKNSDYRKFSQSLKMVITGSLQMKNELEKFLDSLYKQGLLVYGIHVTDSTVTTCYVKEYQSNHIHFIDGTGGGYTMASIDFKKRLNKLQHQKTELVSNN, from the coding sequence ATGGATGTACATTTTTATAAAAATCTTGACTGCACCGGTCATTTTCTAAATCTGGCTAAACCTGAATTCTATACTCCCTTACCCGATAACTGGTGTATAGCCGTATCTGATGTCAGAAATTCAACTCGGGAGATCAAGAATGGTCGATTCAGGGATGTAAATCTAAATGGTGCCTCATTAATTGCCGCAATCAGTAATGCCATACCCGAAACGGAACTCCCCTTCTCTTTTGGCGGTGATGGATCCGTAATTGCTTTCCCCGGATGCTATCGTAAAAAAGCTGAAGAGATTATCAAAAGATGCCGGACACATGCCAAAAAGCATTTCAACCTGGATTTAGCAGCCGGTATTGTCCCGATATCTGACTTATACGAAGAGGGACACCCATTAATGGTTGCAAAATTCCAAACATCAGAACATGTAAACCAGGCCTCTTTCCTGGGTAATGGAATTATCGTTGCTGAAGAATGGGTAAAACAAAACTCAAACGAGGAAGAATATTCGAAAGCTGACACGAATGTTGACTTATCCGGATTGGAGTGCCGATGGAACCCATTTCCTGCAGATGAACTAGCAATTTCATTAATTGTTGATGTTATCGAACCATCATTCAATTCCCAGTTTCAGATTTATCAGTCTGTACTATCAAAGATTTATCAAATATTTGATGACGTACATTCCAGCCCAATTAAAGAGAAGGATATGAAGCTGACCTTTCGATTTAAAAATATGTGGTCTGAGGCCAAAATGAGAAGTAAAAGTGAATGGTATAATCGAATTCGATACTTCATAAAACTCATCTTTTTACAACTGACGGGGAAGTATTTTATGAAATATGATGTATCTACAAATAAGACCGACTGGGGCGATTATAAGCCGGATTTTGTCAAAAATTCTGATTACCGAAAATTCAGCCAAAGTCTGAAAATGGTCATAACCGGATCGCTTCAGATGAAGAATGAACTGGAGAAATTTTTGGATTCATTATACAAACAAGGATTGCTTGTTTACGGTATTCACGTCACCGATTCAACCGTAACAACCTGCTATGTAAAAGAGTATCAAAGCAATCATATTCATTTTATTGATGGTACCGGCGGCGGATATACTATGGCATCCATCGATTTTAAAAAGCGATTGAATAAACTTCAACATCAGAAAACTGAACTGGTCAGCAATAACTAA